The sequence ACCACTCCCCACGACGACGGCCTCACCAGCCGCACGCCGGCGCCGGCGACCGCGCCGGTCACCGATCCGGCGGCCGCCACACCGCAGGGCCCCGGGATGCCGCCCGGCCCGGCCGGGGTGCCCCAACTGCCGGCACAGGAGCTCGGCCGCGGCGTCCGGCACACCGGTCCGACCGTGGTGGTCGGCACCTACCCGGAGTACGCCCTCGCCCAGCAGGCCGTCGACCACCTCTCCGACAACAGGTTCCCGGTCGAGCGGACCTCGATCGTCGGCACCGACCTGCGCCTGGTGGAGACCGTGCTCGGCCGGCTCACCACCGGCCGGGCGGCGATGGCCGGCGCGGCCAGCGGCGCCTGGTTCGGGCTCTTCATCGGCGTGCTGTTCGGGCTGTTCAGCGACTCGAACTGGTTCCCGGTCATCCTGACCACCGTGGTCGTCGGCGCGATCTGGGGCGCCATCTTCGGGGCCATCGCGCACGCCGCGACGGGCGGCCGGCGCGACTTCACCTCGCGCAGCTCGCTGCAGGCCGCGCAGTACGCGGTGCTCGCCGACGCGGAGGTCGCCGACGAGGCGCGCACCCTGCTGGTCCAGCTGAACTGGCGGGTCAGCGGCGCACAGTGAGCGCGGCGCGGCGCGCCGACCCGGTGCCGGCGCGACCCGGCGCGTCGCGCGAACCCTACCCGCGCCGCAGCGGCGCGGTGCGCCGATCGGGCCCGCGCCGCGCCGGTCCGCGGCTCAGATCTCGGTCGCCAGCTGGTTGCGCAGCTTGGTCAGGGCCTTGGTGAGCAGGCGGGAGACGTGCATCTGGGAGATGCCGATCTGGTCGGCGATCTGGGACTGGGTGAGGTTGCCGTAGAAGCGCAGGGTGAGGATGCGCTGCTCGCGTTCGTCGAGGGTGGCGAGGGCGGGGCCGAGGGCGACGCGGGTCTCGGCGAGTTCGTATTCGTGGTCCTCGCCGCCGAGGGTGTCGGCGAGC is a genomic window of Actinoplanes teichomyceticus ATCC 31121 containing:
- a CDS encoding general stress protein, which gives rise to MPPGPAGVPQLPAQELGRGVRHTGPTVVVGTYPEYALAQQAVDHLSDNRFPVERTSIVGTDLRLVETVLGRLTTGRAAMAGAASGAWFGLFIGVLFGLFSDSNWFPVILTTVVVGAIWGAIFGAIAHAATGGRRDFTSRSSLQAAQYAVLADAEVADEARTLLVQLNWRVSGAQ